A region from the Spirochaeta thermophila DSM 6192 genome encodes:
- a CDS encoding LemA family protein, with translation MRSGTRTLLIALGIVVVIILSLYGCVVGTYNNLVQLEEEVKAQWAQVENVYQRRADLIPNLVATVKGYASHERETLEAVVQARSKVGSLTLDPSTIEDPQKFEAFQQAQAELGNTLSRLLVVVERYPELKANENFLALQAQLEGTENRIAVERRRYNEVAQRFNTAIRRFPAVIIANMFGFKEKAYFEAQEGAEKAPVVDFE, from the coding sequence ATGCGATCAGGTACCCGTACCCTTCTCATCGCACTCGGCATCGTCGTCGTCATTATCCTCTCCCTCTATGGATGCGTGGTGGGCACCTACAACAACCTCGTCCAGCTCGAAGAAGAGGTGAAGGCCCAGTGGGCCCAGGTGGAGAACGTATACCAGAGACGGGCCGACCTCATCCCCAACCTGGTGGCCACGGTGAAGGGATACGCGTCACACGAGCGCGAAACCCTCGAAGCAGTGGTACAGGCCCGCAGCAAGGTGGGATCCCTCACCCTCGACCCCTCGACGATCGAAGACCCGCAGAAGTTCGAGGCCTTCCAACAGGCCCAAGCTGAACTCGGCAACACCCTCTCCCGCCTCCTCGTGGTGGTGGAACGGTATCCTGAGCTCAAGGCGAACGAGAACTTCCTCGCCCTCCAGGCCCAGCTCGAAGGAACCGAGAACCGCATCGCCGTGGAACGACGCCGATACAACGAGGTGGCACAGCGATTCAACACCGCCATCCGACGTTTCCCCGCGGTCATCATCGCCAACATGTTCGGCTTCAAGGAAAAGGCCTATTTCGAGGCCCAGGAGGGAGCCGAGAAAGCCCCCGTGGTCGACTTCGAATGA
- a CDS encoding TPM domain-containing protein: MVHVLRTTIPIAALSSLLLGFTLPDTPAGRVNDFADILATETEQTLEQLLARYEEATTNQLVVVTVPSLGGESIESYSISLAEKWKIGQKDKDNGVILLVAPRERLVRIEVGYGLEPVLTDATSALIIQRTILPAFREGAYDEGVRLGVEKIIEATTDEETRSRIFSGYTPAEPDAPSLLEDRALWGVVLFLGALFLILFLDQARGSHTVGRRRRRRIPLYWWFGGGSGGGSWGSGGGGFSGGGGGFGGGGASGGW; encoded by the coding sequence ATGGTGCACGTGCTGCGTACGACCATACCCATCGCCGCGCTCTCATCCCTTCTCCTGGGATTCACCCTCCCCGATACCCCCGCGGGCAGGGTGAACGACTTCGCCGACATACTCGCCACGGAGACCGAGCAGACCCTCGAGCAGCTCCTCGCCCGCTACGAAGAGGCCACCACCAACCAGCTCGTGGTGGTGACCGTCCCTTCCCTCGGAGGGGAGTCGATCGAATCCTACTCTATCAGCCTCGCAGAAAAGTGGAAGATCGGACAGAAGGACAAAGACAACGGCGTCATCCTCCTCGTCGCCCCCCGTGAACGCCTCGTCCGCATCGAGGTGGGCTACGGCCTCGAACCCGTGCTCACGGATGCCACCTCCGCCCTCATCATCCAGCGCACCATCCTTCCCGCCTTCAGGGAGGGAGCCTACGACGAGGGAGTACGGCTGGGTGTCGAGAAGATCATCGAAGCCACCACGGACGAGGAGACCCGCAGCCGCATCTTCTCGGGCTATACCCCTGCGGAACCGGACGCGCCCTCGCTCCTGGAAGACCGTGCGCTGTGGGGAGTCGTCCTCTTCCTCGGTGCACTCTTTCTCATCCTCTTCCTCGACCAGGCGAGAGGGTCTCACACGGTCGGGAGGCGGAGGCGGCGACGGATTCCCCTCTACTGGTGGTTTGGAGGAGGATCGGGGGGAGGATCCTGGGGGAGCGGAGGGGGAGGCTTCTCCGGTGGCGGCGGAGGCTTCGGTGGAGGAGGTGCGAGCGGTGGCTGGTAA
- a CDS encoding TPM domain-containing protein has translation MAGKERPLDPRRFLTKEEQREILRAIEEVERRSTCEIRVHITRRVKGDVMEEAVKTFRKLGMYRTIHRTGVLFFLATENRAFAVVGDEGIHAKAGEGFWKEAAGKIEEYFRRGEFGNGLIAGIREVGRILETHFPITPDDVNELPDDISFE, from the coding sequence GTGGCTGGTAAAGAGAGACCCCTCGATCCCCGACGATTCCTCACCAAAGAAGAGCAACGAGAGATCCTCAGGGCCATAGAGGAGGTGGAGCGGCGTTCCACCTGCGAGATCAGGGTGCACATCACCCGCCGGGTGAAGGGCGACGTGATGGAAGAAGCCGTCAAGACATTCCGCAAGCTCGGCATGTACCGGACCATACACCGCACGGGTGTCCTCTTCTTCCTCGCGACGGAGAACCGAGCCTTCGCCGTGGTGGGAGATGAAGGCATCCATGCAAAGGCCGGAGAGGGGTTCTGGAAGGAAGCGGCGGGCAAGATAGAGGAGTACTTCAGAAGGGGGGAGTTCGGAAACGGCCTCATCGCCGGGATCCGAGAGGTGGGCCGGATTCTGGAGACCCACTTCCCCATCACTCCCGACGACGTGAACGAGCTACCCGACGACATCTCCTTCGAGTAA
- a CDS encoding cupin domain-containing protein, whose translation MNFCPGAGTTPVEVSPGVKRAVRAYGGGLMLVEVWFEGGAKAAVHSHPHEQATYVLEGRVKLTVDGEDVVLGRGDSLYIPADVPHSAEALEPTRLLDVFSPQREDFL comes from the coding sequence ATGAACTTTTGTCCCGGCGCAGGAACGACCCCGGTGGAGGTCTCTCCCGGGGTGAAGAGGGCGGTCCGCGCGTACGGCGGGGGGCTCATGCTGGTCGAGGTGTGGTTCGAAGGAGGGGCGAAGGCCGCGGTTCACAGTCATCCTCACGAGCAGGCCACCTATGTCCTCGAGGGGAGGGTCAAACTCACGGTCGACGGGGAGGATGTGGTCCTGGGGAGAGGGGATTCCCTCTACATCCCGGCCGACGTCCCCCACTCCGCAGAGGCCCTCGAGCCCACCCGTCTCCTGGACGTCTTCTCTCCTCAGCGTGAGGACTTCCTCTGA
- a CDS encoding TRAP transporter substrate-binding protein, whose amino-acid sequence MRRPNITVTSIIVLLVLAGALLLGGCAKKEKPQEATAEAPQQVVLRLAETHPPDYPTTKGDYKFAELVKERTGGKIVIEVYPSSQLGEEKAVIEQVQFGSIDLTRVSVSPVSSFVPILNALQLPYLYRNSDHMWKVLKGDIGKELLKAVEDAGFIGFGWFEAGARSFYTKKPVRTPEDLKGMKIRVQESDLMVSMIQALGGVATPMPYGEVYSALQTGVIDGAENNWPSYYTSGHYEVATYYTLDEHLRVPEIIIGSKISLSQKLTPEEIEILRQAAWDAIEYQREQWAAYEKVAEEKVRAAGNTIIPVEDKSAWQARMKDLYAKQSPEIQEIVRRIQEVE is encoded by the coding sequence ATGAGACGACCGAACATCACGGTGACCAGCATCATCGTGCTCCTGGTGCTGGCCGGAGCGCTCCTCCTCGGGGGATGCGCGAAAAAGGAGAAACCGCAAGAGGCCACTGCCGAGGCACCACAACAGGTGGTCCTCCGCCTCGCCGAGACCCATCCCCCCGACTATCCCACCACCAAGGGTGACTACAAGTTCGCCGAACTCGTGAAGGAACGTACCGGAGGGAAGATCGTCATAGAGGTCTATCCGAGCTCACAGCTGGGTGAAGAGAAGGCGGTCATCGAACAGGTCCAATTTGGATCCATCGACCTCACCCGGGTGAGTGTCTCTCCCGTAAGCTCTTTTGTACCCATCCTCAATGCACTCCAACTCCCCTACCTCTATAGGAACTCCGATCACATGTGGAAGGTGCTCAAGGGAGATATCGGCAAGGAACTCCTCAAGGCCGTGGAAGATGCGGGATTCATCGGCTTCGGGTGGTTCGAGGCCGGGGCGAGGAGCTTCTACACCAAGAAGCCCGTGCGGACACCTGAGGATCTCAAGGGTATGAAGATCCGTGTACAGGAAAGCGACCTCATGGTGTCCATGATACAGGCCCTCGGTGGCGTGGCGACCCCGATGCCCTACGGCGAGGTCTACAGCGCCCTCCAGACCGGCGTGATCGACGGGGCCGAGAACAACTGGCCCAGCTACTACACGAGCGGACACTACGAGGTAGCCACGTACTACACCCTCGACGAGCACCTCAGGGTGCCCGAGATCATCATCGGCAGCAAGATCTCCCTCTCCCAGAAACTCACACCAGAGGAGATCGAGATCCTCAGACAGGCGGCCTGGGACGCCATAGAGTACCAGAGGGAACAGTGGGCGGCCTATGAAAAGGTCGCAGAGGAAAAGGTCCGGGCCGCGGGCAACACCATCATCCCGGTGGAGGACAAGAGCGCCTGGCAGGCACGGATGAAGGACCTCTATGCGAAGCAGTCTCCCGAGATCCAGGAGATCGTGCGCCGCATCCAGGAAGTAGAGTAA
- a CDS encoding TRAP transporter small permease, with product MKQIVRILNLLYIGALFLAKILFALMVLIIFTNVVLRYVFNSGLRWSEEVSLVFLVWFAFISIALGVKQDLHIGLHLVNEESLPPLVNRILHILDYAVKGVVGVIMMVYGRILIAFTLRSILPATHWPAGVLYLILPLAGFFITVESLMGLLGIPTEQEAVESVLEGRMTIREYLQGVFHA from the coding sequence ATGAAACAGATCGTCAGGATACTCAACCTGCTCTATATCGGTGCGCTCTTCCTCGCGAAGATCCTCTTCGCGCTCATGGTGCTCATCATCTTCACCAACGTGGTGCTCCGATATGTCTTCAACAGCGGTCTGAGGTGGTCGGAAGAGGTCTCCCTCGTCTTTCTCGTGTGGTTCGCCTTCATATCCATCGCCCTCGGAGTCAAGCAGGACCTCCATATCGGCCTCCACCTCGTGAACGAGGAGAGTCTTCCGCCCCTCGTGAACAGGATCCTGCACATCCTCGACTACGCGGTAAAGGGTGTGGTGGGGGTGATCATGATGGTATACGGCAGGATCCTCATCGCATTTACCCTCAGGTCCATCCTCCCCGCCACCCATTGGCCCGCAGGAGTCCTCTATCTCATCCTCCCGCTCGCCGGGTTCTTCATCACCGTGGAATCGTTGATGGGGCTCCTCGGCATCCCCACGGAACAGGAGGCCGTGGAGTCGGTCCTCGAAGGACGTATGACCATACGAGAGTACCTGCAAGGAGTCTTCCATGCCTGA
- a CDS encoding TRAP transporter large permease: MPDTGTATLLLLGTFLVLIILRVSISFALAMAAIVTGIYLKVPLMAVVQQMVHGIKSFSLLAIPFFILAGELMGQGGISKRLIKFSNLIVGRLPGGLAQVNILASMFFGGISGSAVADISSIGTILIPMMKENKYDEDFSVAITVTSACQGIIIPPSHNMIIFSLAAGGVSIGRLFLGGYLPGVILGLALMIITHFISIKRGYPRERWYSFREALAITGEAFMGLMTAVIIIVGVVSGVFTATESSAVAVVWAFVVTFFVYREIPLKRFPRILYSSLKTLAMVMALIASASAFGWFMAYLRIPAKATELLLSITTNKVLLLLLINVLLLILGMIMDMAPLILITTPILYPVVVDTLGMSPIQFGVMLVLNLAIGLTTPPVGSALFVGCAVGKIPIEKVVRTMFPLWLVMVAVLLLVTFFPPLTTTLPGIFMP; encoded by the coding sequence ATGCCTGATACAGGGACCGCCACCCTTCTCCTTCTCGGCACCTTTCTCGTGCTCATCATCCTGAGAGTCTCCATCTCTTTCGCCCTTGCCATGGCGGCCATCGTGACGGGGATATATCTCAAGGTTCCCCTCATGGCGGTGGTACAGCAGATGGTGCACGGCATCAAGTCCTTCTCCCTCCTGGCCATCCCCTTCTTCATACTGGCCGGAGAACTCATGGGACAGGGGGGGATATCCAAGCGTCTCATCAAGTTCTCGAACCTGATCGTGGGCCGGCTCCCGGGAGGTCTCGCCCAGGTCAACATCCTCGCGAGCATGTTCTTCGGAGGCATCTCGGGGTCTGCAGTGGCCGACATCTCCTCCATAGGGACGATACTCATACCCATGATGAAAGAGAACAAGTATGACGAGGACTTCTCGGTGGCCATCACCGTGACCAGCGCATGCCAGGGGATCATCATTCCTCCGAGTCACAACATGATCATCTTCTCCCTGGCTGCAGGAGGCGTATCCATCGGACGGCTCTTCCTTGGAGGGTACCTGCCGGGCGTGATACTCGGACTCGCCCTCATGATCATCACCCATTTCATCTCGATCAAGCGGGGATATCCCAGAGAACGGTGGTACTCCTTTCGGGAGGCACTCGCCATCACAGGAGAGGCCTTCATGGGGCTCATGACGGCCGTCATCATCATCGTGGGCGTGGTGTCCGGGGTTTTCACCGCCACCGAATCGTCTGCCGTCGCCGTGGTGTGGGCCTTCGTGGTCACCTTCTTCGTCTATCGCGAGATTCCGCTCAAGAGATTCCCGAGGATTCTCTACAGCTCCCTGAAGACCCTTGCGATGGTGATGGCCCTCATCGCATCCGCGAGCGCCTTCGGCTGGTTCATGGCATACCTGAGGATACCAGCCAAGGCCACGGAACTCCTCTTGAGCATCACCACGAACAAGGTGCTCCTGCTCCTGCTCATCAATGTACTGCTGCTCATACTCGGCATGATCATGGATATGGCACCCCTCATCCTCATCACCACGCCCATCCTCTATCCGGTGGTGGTGGACACCCTGGGGATGTCGCCCATCCAGTTCGGCGTGATGCTGGTACTCAACCTCGCCATAGGACTCACCACTCCACCCGTGGGATCCGCCCTCTTCGTGGGGTGTGCGGTGGGCAAGATCCCCATCGAGAAGGTGGTGCGCACCATGTTCCCGTTGTGGCTGGTGATGGTGGCGGTACTCCTGCTGGTCACCTTCTTCCCACCGCTCACCACCACCCTCCCGGGGATCTTCATGCCATAG
- a CDS encoding VWA domain-containing protein, whose protein sequence is MGEAEGALDLVVLVVDASASMGWGERMRVAKGAALWLLERAYLLRCRVGVVAFRGVGAEVVLAPTVSRELGKVRLARMPVGDATPLPAGLMEAARMVEAERMRVPGLRATVVLISDAESNVPLRDGADSFSEAVGIVRTLVGKGVRVVCVDAGMGEGRVPELARKGGAEYHRLPHTPRALGAFVSSLVASGDTVYGGPE, encoded by the coding sequence GTGGGTGAGGCGGAGGGGGCGCTCGACCTGGTGGTGCTGGTGGTGGATGCCTCGGCTTCGATGGGGTGGGGGGAGCGGATGCGGGTGGCGAAGGGGGCGGCGCTCTGGCTGCTCGAGCGGGCCTACCTGCTGCGGTGCAGGGTGGGGGTGGTGGCGTTCAGGGGCGTGGGGGCGGAGGTGGTGCTGGCGCCCACGGTGAGCAGGGAGCTGGGGAAGGTGCGGCTCGCCCGGATGCCGGTGGGGGATGCGACGCCGCTCCCGGCGGGGCTTATGGAGGCGGCGCGGATGGTGGAGGCGGAGCGGATGCGCGTGCCGGGGTTGAGGGCCACGGTGGTCCTCATCTCGGATGCCGAGAGCAACGTGCCCCTGCGGGACGGGGCGGATAGCTTCAGCGAGGCGGTGGGGATTGTGCGGACGCTGGTGGGGAAGGGGGTGCGGGTGGTGTGCGTGGATGCGGGGATGGGGGAGGGGAGGGTGCCCGAACTCGCGCGGAAGGGGGGGGCCGAGTACCACCGTCTCCCGCATACTCCCCGCGCTCTCGGCGCGTTCGTCTCGAGCCTCGTCGCATCGGGGGATACCGTGTACGGTGGGCCGGAGTGA
- a CDS encoding ATP-binding protein — protein MGPIFPFSAIVGQEEAKQALLLGVIDPGIGGVLLFGEKGTGKTTLVRALASLVPGMPLVELPLNATEDRLVGSLNVEKALSEGVRQFEPGLLAAAHGGILYVDEVNLLEHHLVDLLLDVAATGVNRVEREGISYEHPARFLLVGSMNPEEGDLRPQFLDRFGLAVPVRHLEDPDLRAEVVRRRLAFESDPEGFVRAWREEDALASQVAVARERLRRVGVAEEVYAEAVRIAGVLGARGHRAELVMVRAARALAAFLERDEADTALVRAVARYALVHRVRIGPGEREDAVLRRIDAAVEGREGEREVEGEMVEPEDAVVPGAAAAGSLMFEFVKKKLTRWSTSR, from the coding sequence ATGGGTCCCATCTTCCCGTTTTCCGCGATCGTGGGGCAGGAAGAGGCGAAGCAGGCGCTCCTCCTGGGGGTGATCGATCCGGGGATCGGGGGGGTGCTCCTCTTCGGGGAGAAGGGGACGGGTAAGACCACGTTGGTGAGGGCCCTCGCCTCGCTCGTGCCGGGGATGCCGCTGGTGGAGCTTCCCCTCAATGCCACCGAGGACAGGCTGGTGGGGTCGCTCAACGTGGAGAAGGCCCTCTCCGAGGGGGTGCGCCAGTTCGAGCCGGGGCTCCTCGCTGCAGCGCACGGGGGGATCCTCTATGTGGACGAGGTGAACCTGCTGGAGCACCACCTGGTGGACCTGCTCCTGGATGTGGCGGCGACGGGGGTGAATCGTGTGGAGCGGGAGGGGATCTCCTACGAGCATCCCGCCCGGTTCCTCCTCGTGGGTTCGATGAATCCGGAGGAGGGGGATCTCCGTCCGCAGTTCCTCGACCGTTTCGGTCTCGCGGTGCCGGTGCGGCATCTTGAGGATCCGGACCTGCGGGCCGAGGTGGTGCGCCGGCGGCTCGCCTTCGAGTCCGATCCCGAGGGGTTTGTGCGTGCGTGGCGGGAGGAGGATGCGCTCGCCTCCCAGGTGGCGGTGGCGCGGGAGCGGCTGAGGAGGGTGGGGGTGGCTGAGGAGGTGTATGCCGAGGCGGTACGGATCGCCGGCGTGCTCGGGGCGCGGGGGCATCGGGCCGAGCTGGTGATGGTGCGGGCGGCGAGGGCGCTCGCGGCGTTTCTCGAGCGGGATGAGGCGGATACGGCGCTGGTGCGGGCGGTGGCGCGGTATGCGCTCGTGCACAGGGTTCGGATCGGGCCGGGCGAGCGTGAGGATGCGGTGCTCCGAAGGATCGATGCGGCGGTGGAGGGGCGGGAGGGGGAGCGGGAGGTGGAGGGGGAGATGGTGGAGCCGGAGGATGCGGTGGTGCCGGGGGCTGCGGCGGCAGGTTCGCTCATGTTCGAGTTCGTTAAAAAAAAACTGACGAGGTGGTCCACGAGCCGGTAG
- a CDS encoding DUF6512 family protein: MNLFLKSLVFLGLYGVLHFGYELSGWEWLVPVFGTNESVFEHLKMAYWAYLFASFVEAGAVGSLRRRETPGFWPARFLSVVFAPWMVVLLWYVLPGLAGKVESLAVELGWAFAVTYAVGLGAGLLERDLERLPWKARTRLLVTALLVLAGFFFVFFSFTRPWVDLFVDPAMLEG; encoded by the coding sequence GTGAATCTGTTCCTCAAGTCGCTCGTCTTCCTGGGGCTCTACGGTGTGCTCCATTTCGGGTACGAGCTTTCCGGGTGGGAGTGGCTGGTCCCGGTCTTCGGGACGAACGAGTCGGTGTTCGAGCACCTCAAGATGGCCTACTGGGCGTATCTCTTTGCCTCGTTCGTCGAGGCGGGGGCGGTAGGGTCCCTGAGGAGGCGGGAGACGCCGGGGTTCTGGCCCGCCCGCTTTCTCTCGGTGGTGTTCGCCCCCTGGATGGTGGTGCTCCTGTGGTACGTGCTCCCGGGGCTCGCGGGCAAGGTGGAGAGCCTCGCGGTGGAGCTGGGCTGGGCCTTTGCGGTGACCTATGCCGTGGGGCTTGGTGCAGGGCTTCTCGAGCGTGACCTCGAGCGGCTTCCCTGGAAGGCACGTACCCGGCTTCTGGTGACGGCGTTGCTCGTGCTGGCGGGTTTCTTCTTCGTCTTCTTCTCGTTCACACGGCCGTGGGTCGATCTCTTCGTGGATCCTGCGATGCTGGAGGGGTGA
- a CDS encoding head GIN domain-containing protein, translating into MRRRLTNVLLGVWAGMVLIAFTIFTGVVSCMGGPVSRSWGDLTTRRADLSGFSRIEISGVWEVEVMVGEEWSVKVEAPEGLFDYIGARTRGEVLELGWKEQHISFWNNLPTPKATVTLPRLEEVEASGAVSLSLVGLEGGRGRIELSGAGEVTGRGGHLEYLELAVSGAGDVDLTGLEVANAEVDISGAASVRLWVTETLTGSVSGAGSLRYKGDPVVGVDVSEMSSIKSL; encoded by the coding sequence ATGAGAAGAAGACTCACTAATGTGCTGTTGGGGGTGTGGGCAGGCATGGTGCTCATCGCCTTCACCATCTTCACGGGGGTGGTTTCCTGTATGGGGGGACCTGTCTCCAGATCGTGGGGTGACCTCACCACCAGGCGTGCTGATCTCTCCGGGTTTTCCCGGATCGAGATCTCGGGTGTGTGGGAGGTGGAGGTGATGGTAGGCGAGGAGTGGTCGGTAAAGGTGGAGGCTCCCGAAGGGCTCTTTGACTACATCGGTGCCCGTACCCGGGGAGAGGTGCTTGAGCTCGGATGGAAGGAGCAGCACATCAGCTTTTGGAACAACCTCCCTACTCCCAAGGCCACGGTGACCTTGCCTCGGCTTGAGGAGGTGGAGGCCTCGGGCGCGGTCTCCCTCTCTCTCGTAGGGCTTGAGGGGGGGAGGGGCAGGATCGAACTCTCGGGTGCCGGGGAGGTGACAGGGAGGGGAGGACATCTCGAGTATCTCGAGCTTGCGGTCTCTGGCGCAGGGGATGTAGATCTTACGGGTCTCGAGGTCGCCAACGCAGAGGTGGATATCTCAGGTGCTGCCTCTGTGCGCCTGTGGGTGACCGAAACCCTTACCGGCTCGGTCTCCGGTGCAGGCTCGCTCAGGTATAAAGGGGATCCTGTGGTGGGTGTGGATGTCTCAGAGATGAGTTCAATCAAGTCCCTCTAA
- a CDS encoding GntR family transcriptional regulator yields the protein MEFKETRPIYLQIADFICERILEGTFQEGGRIPSVRDLSMEMEVNPNTVLKSYGYLEAHGIIHKQRGTGFYVSPGAREKVRSLQKERFFNEVLPEVFATMDSLGIYPEELATYYHAWKEEEDEKKTH from the coding sequence GTGGAGTTTAAGGAGACCCGTCCGATCTATCTCCAGATCGCGGACTTCATCTGTGAGAGAATCCTTGAGGGGACCTTCCAGGAAGGGGGACGTATCCCCTCGGTGCGTGATCTCTCCATGGAGATGGAGGTGAATCCGAATACGGTACTCAAGAGTTATGGATACCTGGAGGCGCATGGGATCATTCACAAACAACGGGGTACGGGGTTCTACGTGAGCCCGGGGGCACGGGAGAAGGTACGGAGCCTCCAGAAGGAGCGTTTCTTCAATGAGGTGCTCCCCGAGGTGTTCGCCACTATGGACTCCCTGGGGATATACCCCGAGGAGCTTGCGACATACTATCACGCATGGAAGGAGGAAGAGGATGAGAAGAAGACTCACTAA
- a CDS encoding ATP-binding cassette domain-containing protein produces MEPVVHIEGLTFGYTSRSPLFQELSLSLRPGEVAGLLGENGAGKTTLLKLIAGELFPDEGVGEVFGIPSERRDPSVLARLWFLPEELPSYSIPAEDYACSTGAFYPGYRHDELLDLCDQLEVDVRQKLTRLSYGQQKKFFLAFALATGVPLLLLDEPTNGLDIPSKRQVRRLIPRYAAEGRTFLISTHQVRDLEHLIDPVIILHKGRIVLHASMDELQERLSFVVLPEAPPDALYVEKVPGGYGAILPGGGKGEVDLELLFDAARSRESELPRIWRKEELV; encoded by the coding sequence ATGGAGCCTGTGGTACACATCGAAGGGCTCACCTTCGGCTACACGAGCCGCTCCCCCCTCTTCCAGGAGCTCTCGCTCTCGCTCCGCCCCGGTGAGGTGGCAGGCCTTCTGGGGGAGAACGGGGCGGGGAAGACCACCCTCCTCAAGCTTATCGCAGGCGAGCTCTTTCCCGATGAGGGTGTGGGGGAGGTCTTCGGTATCCCCTCGGAGCGACGGGATCCCTCTGTCCTCGCGCGTCTCTGGTTCCTCCCCGAGGAACTCCCCTCGTATTCCATCCCCGCCGAGGACTACGCCTGCAGCACCGGGGCCTTCTATCCAGGGTATCGGCACGACGAGCTTCTCGACCTCTGCGACCAGCTCGAGGTGGATGTGCGGCAGAAGCTCACACGGCTCTCCTATGGCCAGCAGAAGAAGTTCTTCCTGGCCTTTGCCCTTGCCACCGGCGTCCCCCTCCTGCTTCTGGATGAACCGACGAACGGGCTCGACATCCCCTCGAAGCGTCAGGTGCGGCGGCTCATCCCCCGCTACGCCGCCGAAGGCCGGACCTTCCTCATAAGCACCCATCAGGTCCGCGACCTCGAACACCTCATCGACCCCGTGATCATCCTCCACAAGGGGAGGATTGTGCTCCACGCCTCCATGGATGAGCTTCAGGAACGCCTCTCCTTTGTCGTGCTTCCTGAGGCGCCTCCCGATGCCCTCTACGTGGAGAAGGTGCCCGGCGGCTACGGTGCGATCCTCCCGGGAGGGGGGAAGGGCGAGGTGGACCTCGAGCTCCTCTTCGATGCGGCCAGGAGCCGGGAGAGCGAACTCCCGCGTATATGGAGAAAGGAGGAACTGGTATGA